ATGAATATCAGTGACCATAAGTGGCTGCTTGGTGTCCTGGTCGCGCTGCTCATCAACAACATGCCCGGCGTGTAGAAAGAATTGTCGACCGCCATGGAGCATACTATTTAAGCAAGGTTTCCCGGTGGCGGTGTTGGCGTAAAACATAGCCTTACAAGGGCCAGTCTCAGGCTCAAGCGGATCATAAAAAGTTTCTTTGTCGAATTGCCCAGGATTAGCCAGGATTGCGTTAACGGTGGCGGTGTCTCCATTGTCCAGAGTCAGAACGAAATCTCCCCATAGATCGCCCTTGCAACTGGCTTCAATAATCTTACGGGCTTGTGTCTCGCTCAGGTCTGGCCTTGCTGCCTGAATCTTCGATATGGCGGTTTTGACATAAAAGCCCTTGATCTTGGTGGCCTCTGCCGCAGTTGCTTCCTTGGCTTTAATGACCAACTGCTTGTACTGCGCCTCTTCCTCAACTGTGAGGTCGAGACAAAGGCTCGTGTCCAGAACATCGCCAGGGACATAAACCGGCTTTGGCAATCGCTGAATCAATCCATCCTGACAGATTGCACCGGCCACAAAGTCTAGCCTTTCGGGACTGAATACGGCGGCATCAAATATCGTGCGTAGCAACTGGCCACCTGCCGCTGATATTTTGATAGAGCCATGCCCAGATAGCCAACAACGTTTGAACAATGCCTCTTTGAACCTCGGTAAGTCTCTTGCGTTCTTTACAATAGAATAGTTATGCAGGCCGGACACGCCCCGCAGTTCATTACCGTCTGCATCGAAGATACAAGAACTCGTTGACGGTGTGGCGACATAGCCCATGTTTGCAATCGCTGGCATAGCCTGAGCCATCGCCGCCACTAATTGTTTCGAGTTCAACGGTGTTGCTCCCGGCTCCGGATCATAGTCGAAGAACATAAGTCCCGGGCCATCGTTCCAGTTGAAGCAATCCTTTGTCCTGGTGATCGTGCCTTGTTGACTGTTAAAGGCTCTCTGTGTGACGATACGAGCCTTCTCCGCTTCTGCTGTGCCATGGACTAAGGCTTGGTTGGGTTTCAGGCTACGCAAGAACGTAGGCATCTCGGCGAGCGTTGTTTCAACTGTCTGCGCTGTGCCGGTGTCCATCCTGCATTGGCTTGAATCCTTGACCAATTTCCCACCCTGCAGGCTCATAATCTTGGTCAACGGGCCGCTGTCTTTGGTGACGACTGTTAATTTAACGGTCGGCTTAGTCATTTTCAGCCCTCCCACGATCATGCCGGTCAGACAATAGCAGGCGACAATTTAAGGTGATTGCCAAGGCTTTGATGATAGCCCGCAATGCTTGATTGAAAGGAGCGGTGCTGTTTTTCATGGCTGCGCCTCCTTGCTTAGAACATACCGAGCCACACGATGTTGCTTTCCCTCACTGGTAAGGTCATTGCACCATACCGTGTCAATCGGCCAGCCGGCCTTCCTAAGAGATAAAATACGGGAAGCTGGGTGCAAGATGTCCAGTTTCTTGCGTGCCTCCAAGGTGGTACAGGTGCCATTGATTTGAAGATAGCCCAAAAGCCTGTATTGTTGCTGCTTGGATGAATTGCCGCAGGTATGCCATGCTTGAGAAATTACGGGGTTTATGGTAAGATTGGCGTGTGGTTTTGAAGCGGTTTCGCCCAGGGTGCCTAAGTCCTGAACGGGTGAAGCCGCTTTTCTATTGGGGGTCATGCTGCCACCCTCTCT
The genomic region above belongs to Desulfobulbaceae bacterium and contains:
- a CDS encoding AAA family ATPase; its protein translation is MIVGGLKMTKPTVKLTVVTKDSGPLTKIMSLQGGKLVKDSSQCRMDTGTAQTVETTLAEMPTFLRSLKPNQALVHGTAEAEKARIVTQRAFNSQQGTITRTKDCFNWNDGPGLMFFDYDPEPGATPLNSKQLVAAMAQAMPAIANMGYVATPSTSSCIFDADGNELRGVSGLHNYSIVKNARDLPRFKEALFKRCWLSGHGSIKISAAGGQLLRTIFDAAVFSPERLDFVAGAICQDGLIQRLPKPVYVPGDVLDTSLCLDLTVEEEAQYKQLVIKAKEATAAEATKIKGFYVKTAISKIQAARPDLSETQARKIIEASCKGDLWGDFVLTLDNGDTATVNAILANPGQFDKETFYDPLEPETGPCKAMFYANTATGKPCLNSMLHGGRQFFLHAGHVVDEQRDQDTKQPLMVTDIHSLLAMEIPPRRNLMAPIIQEQSLNMIHAWRGVGKTHTALGIVYAVAAGGAFLKWSAESARKTIYVDGEMPISALQDRLAAIALMNDTEPPEGFLKLITPDLQSGAMPDLGTKEGQELVDSVVDPDTSLIVIDNLSCLVRAGGKENDAESWLSVSEWALRHRAAGRSILFIHHSGKSGNQRGTSKREDLLDTVICLKHPADYDPSQGAQFEVNFEKARGLHGDDVRPFEARLITDDKGRPSWTIRDVEDSTLERCVELFKLGLKQAEIAVELDINKSNVSRALRKAEQQGLIVIQGGAAAKKRNKIDRSAGNEE